Proteins co-encoded in one Arachis hypogaea cultivar Tifrunner chromosome 13, arahy.Tifrunner.gnm2.J5K5, whole genome shotgun sequence genomic window:
- the LOC112733736 gene encoding NADH dehydrogenase [ubiquinone] iron-sulfur protein 1, mitochondrial produces the protein MTVLQACEVAGVDIPRFCYHSRLSIVGNCRMCLVEVGKSPKPVASCAMPALPGMKIKTDTPVAKKAREGVMEFLLMNHPLDCPICDQGGECDLQDQSMAFGSNRGRFTEMKRSVVDKNLGPLVKTVMTRCIQ, from the exons ATGACTGTCCTTCAGGCCTGCGAGGTTGCCGGAGTCGACATTCCCCGCTTCTGTTACCACAGCCGCCTCTCCATTGTCGGTAACTGCCGCATGTGTCTTGTCGAGGTCGGGAAGTCTCCCAAGCCTGTTGCTTCTTGCGCCATGCCTGCTCTTCCTG GAATGAAAATTAAGACCGACACACCTGTTGCAAAGAAAGCTAGAGAAGGAGTGATGGAGTTTTTATTGATGAACCATCCACTAGATTGCCCAATTTGTGATCAAGGTGGGGAATGTGATCTTCAGGATCAGTCAATGGCTTTTGGTTCTAATCGTGGTCGGTTCACTGAAATGAAGAGATCTGTGGTAGATAAGAACCTTGGACCTTTGGTGAAGACTGTGATGACTCGTTGCATTCAATGA
- the LOC112733735 gene encoding sugar carrier protein C-like: protein MAGGFIEKGSSEKNYPGKLTFRVFITCVTAAFGGLIFGYDLGISGGVTSMDPFLKKFFPDVYAKEHNIKPTDNQYCKFDSQVLTLFTSSLYLAALVASIFASKVTRAFGRRLTMISGGVLFLAGAALNGFAQQVWMLIVGRMLLGFGIGCANQSVPIYVSEVAPYKYRGALNMLFQLAITIGIFVANILNYLFAKMENGEGWRYSLGLAGVPAIMIIIGAMFLPDSPNSLIERGQAEKAKEELIKIRGTNDVDEEFKDLVAASEASKQVKHPWSSLLKSEYRPHLTMAIAIPFFQQLTGMNVITFYAPVLFKTIGFGGTASLMSAMITGGCNALATLVSIFTVDKVGRRKLFLEGGAQMFICQLVIAAAIGSKFGTDGNPGVLPKWFALTVVVFICIYVAGFAWSWGPLGWLVPSEIFPLEVRSAAQSVNVSVNMIFTFAIAQVFTAMLCHMKFGLFIFFAFFVIVMSIFIYKLLPETKGVPIEEISLVWENHPYWNKFVKSSAQKNKIAAPDSQV, encoded by the exons ATGGCAGGTGGTTTCATAGAGAAGGGGTCTTCCGAAAAGAACTATCCCGGAAAACTCACTTTCAGAGTCTTCATAACATGTGTCACCGCTGCATTTGGAGGTCTTATCTTTGGATATGACTTAGGCATTTCAGGTGGAGTCACCTCCATGGATCCTTTTTTGAAGAAATTCTTCCCTGATGTGTACGCAAAGGAGCACAACATTAAGCCCACTGATAACCAATATTGTAAATTTGATAGCCAAGTGCTCACACTCTTCACTTCCTCTCTCTATTTGGCTGCTCTTGTGGCCTCAATCTTTGCATCCAAGGTCACTCGAGCCTTCGGTAGGCGCCTCACCATGATCTCTGGCGGTGTTCTCTTTCTCGCCGGTGCAGCTTTGAACGGCTTCGCCCAGCAAGTTTGGATGCTTATTGTTGGCCGCATGTTGCTAGGTTTTGGAATCGGATGCGCCAATCAg TCTGTGCCGATCTACGTATCCGAGGTTGCTCCATACAAATACAGAGGAGCACTTAACATGTTGTTTCAATTGGCAATCACCATTGGCATTTTTGTTGCCAATATTCTGAACTACCTTTTTGCCAAGATGGAGAACGGCGAAGGGTGGCGCTATAGCTTAGGTTTGGCAGGAGTCCCTGCAATAATGATCATCATCGGTGCAATGTTTCTTCCTGACTCACCAAACTCGTTGATCGAGCGTGGACAAGCTGAGAAGGCCAAGGAGGAACTAATCAAGATTCGTGGAACCAATGATGTTGACGAGGAGTTTAAGGATCTTGTTGCTGCCAGTGAAGCCTCCAAACAGGTCAAGCATCCTTGGTCTTCTTTGCTCAAAAGTGAGTACAGGCCTCACCTCACCATGGCcatagccattcccttcttccaaCAACTCACTGGCATGAATGTCATCACATTCTATGCTCCTGTTTTGTTCAAAACTATTGGCTTTGGTGGAACTGCTTCCCTTATGTCTGCCATGATTACCGGAGGTTGTAACGCCCTTGCCACCCTTGTTTCCATCTTTACCGTTGACAAGGTTGGCAGACGAAAGCTTTTTCTCGAAGGTGGTGCTCAAATGTTTATCTGTCAG CTTGTGATCGCAGCTGCAATAGGTAGCAAATTTGGAACAGATGGAAACCCTGGAGTTCTTCCCAAGTGGTTTGCCTTAACTGTTGTGGTATTCATATGTATCTACGTGGCGGGATTTGCATGGTCGTGGGGTCCACTAGGATGGTTGGTACCCAGTGAAATATTCCCGCTTGAAGTTCGATCGGCGGCTCAGAGCGTCAACGTTTCAGTTAATATGATCTTCACCTTTGCCATTGCCCAAGTTTTCACTGCGATGTTGTGCCATATGAAGTTCGGGCTCTTCATCTTCTTTGCATTCTTTGTGATTGTTATGAGTATCTTTATCTACAAGCTCTTGCCAGAGACAAAGGGTGTTCCCATTGAAGAAATTTCTCTTGTGTGGGAGAATCATCCATATTGGAACAAATTCGTCAAGTCCTCTGCTCAAAAGAACAAAATTGCTGCTCCAGATTCTCAAGTTTAG